The nucleotide sequence AGGTATGCCGGAGATTTTGAAATTCCTGTTATTGAGTTTTCGTATTTTGATACGAAATCAATGACTTACAGAACGATGAAGGCTGGTCCTTATAAACTTCATGTTGAAAAGGGTGAGGGAGGGGCTAATTCTCCTGTAATATCCAATTTTGGAGAAAAAGAAGCTCTTAAATATATTGGCCAGGATATTCGATACTTAAAAATTAACAGTATACGATTTATATCAAAAAATGATATATTCTTTGGTTCCTTTTTATATTTGCTTTGCTATTTAGTTCCAGCAATACTCTTTATTGTTTTCTTTATTATTTATCGGAAACAAGTAAAGGAAAATGCTAATATTGCTTTAGTGCGTACGAAGAAAGCAAATAAAATGGCAGTAAAACGATTGAAAAATGCAGGTAAGCTATTAAAAGCAAATAATAAGGAAGCGTTTTATGACGAGGTTCTTAGAGCTTTGTGGGGATATTTGAGCGATAAGCTTAATATACCTCAGTCTAATCTTACTAAAGATAATGTTGAAATTGAATTGAATAAATATGGTGTTGATGAAGTATTGATTAATCAATTTATGAATATCCTAAATGACTGTGAATTTGCTCGTTACGCACCTGTCCAAAGTTCAGATGCTATGGATAATTTATATGAGCAAACCCTTGAAGCTATTGGTAAAATGGAGAATATAATTAAACGGTAATTGAAATGAATACATCAATATATATGAATAAGACATGGCTAATATTGCTGTTCGTGTGCTTTTCATGGACTTCTTTTGCTCAAACTTCAGCTGTAAAAGAAGCTGAAGTTGCTTTTTCGAAAGGAAAGTATAATGAGGCTATTAGACTTTTTGAAGCAATTCTGAATGAAAAGGGCGAATCAGCAGAGATATATTACAATTTAGGAAACGCATATTACAGGGATAACAAGATAGCTCCAGCTATCTTAAACTATGAACGAGCGCTTCTTTTAGATCCGGGTGATAGCGATATCCGGTTTAATCTTCAAATGGTTAAACTAAAGACTGTAGATAAAATTGAACCTGTAGGTGAGTTTTTTCTGATTAGTTGGTTCAAATCTATTCAAAACATGGGAGCAGCTGATTCTTGGGCAAAATTAGGAATCTGTACGTTTATTTTGTTCATCGGTTGTTTAATCCTATATTTCTTCTCTCGGTGGATTAGGATGAAAAAAATATCTTTCTATCTAGGATTAATACTTCTTGTTATTGTCATTGTTTCAAATATTTTTGCCAGTAACCAGAATAGCAAATTAGTAAATAGAAATAATGCCATTATTTTTTTACCAACAGTAACCATAAAAAGTTCACCAGATGCAAGTGGTACAGATTTGTTTATCTTACATGAAGGTACGAAAGTCTCAGTAAAAAGCACTTTAGGAGAATGGAGTGAAATTGAATTAGAAAATGGGAATGTTGGATGGTTGCTTAGCAAAAGTGTTGTAAAAATTTAATTAAATAGA is from uncultured Macellibacteroides sp. and encodes:
- a CDS encoding tetratricopeptide repeat protein, which produces MNKTWLILLFVCFSWTSFAQTSAVKEAEVAFSKGKYNEAIRLFEAILNEKGESAEIYYNLGNAYYRDNKIAPAILNYERALLLDPGDSDIRFNLQMVKLKTVDKIEPVGEFFLISWFKSIQNMGAADSWAKLGICTFILFIGCLILYFFSRWIRMKKISFYLGLILLVIVIVSNIFASNQNSKLVNRNNAIIFLPTVTIKSSPDASGTDLFILHEGTKVSVKSTLGEWSEIELENGNVGWLLSKSVVKI